One window of the Eucalyptus grandis isolate ANBG69807.140 chromosome 8, ASM1654582v1, whole genome shotgun sequence genome contains the following:
- the LOC104417737 gene encoding bidirectional sugar transporter N3 yields the protein MAFFNHHHLWTFTFGILGNIVSFFVFLAPVPTFYRIYRSKKTEDFQSIPYLIALFSSMLWLYYALLKGHSFLLITINSFGCVIEMMYIAIYIAYAPRSARNSTIKLFALMNMGLFSLLILITHFIPNGDARTTVFGWICTTISVSVFAAPLSIVARVVQTNSVEFMPFSLSFFLTLSAIMWFGYGFFQKDWCIMIPNIMGFVLGLSQMVLYGYYRNREELPQHDVPPPSGKASEVHPVKGGEARADEQQPQLSQPKGAVEVVVSGDDPGSDQPS from the exons ATGGCCTTCTTTAATCACCACCATCTCTGGACCTTCACTTTCGGTATCCTAg GAAACATTGTCTCGTTCTTTGTCTTCTTGGCTCCGGt GCCGACATTTTACAGAATTTATAGGAGCAAAAAGACTGAGGATTTCCAATCGATACCGTATTTGATCGCTCTATTCAGCTCCATGCTCTGGCTTTACTACGCACTCCTCAAAGGACACTCCTTCCTTCTCATCACCATTAACTCCTTTGGATGCGTCATAGAGATGATGTACATCGCCATCTACATTGCTTATGCACCGAGATCTGCCAGG AACTCCACGATCAAGCTCTTTGCTCTGATGAACATGGGATTGTTCTCTCTCCTAATTCTCATCACGCACTTCATTCCAAATGGTGATGCACGCACCACGGTGTTCGGATGGATCTGCACGACAATTTCCGTGAGCGTCTTCGCAGCACCGTTAAGCATTGTG GCACGAGTTGTGCAAACGAATAGCGTGGAGTTCATGCCCTTCTCTCTATCATTCTTTCTAACGTTGAGCGCCATCATGTGGTTCGGCTACGGTTTCTTCCAAAAGGACTGGTGCATTATG ATACCGAACATCATGGGCTTTGTCTTGGGACTGTCTCAGATGGTCTTGTACGGATACTACAGAAACAGAGAGGAGCTCCCGCAACACGATGTTCCACCCCCCTCAGGAAAAGCCTCTGAAGTCCACCCTGTCAAAGGCGGTGAAGCCCGAGCGGATGAGCAACAGCCACAGCTATCACAACCAAAGGGTGCCGTGGAAGTGGTAGTTTCCGGTGATGACCCGGGGTCTGATCAGCCAAGTTAA